In Paenibacillus xylanilyticus, the genomic window CTTTTATCCTTTGGACTTCACATTTGTGTGCCCAACTGAAATTACAGCTTTGAGCGATGCTTCCGAGCAATTCAAAGCTTTGGATACTGAAATTCTTGGCGTGAGCGTTGACTCCGTACACAGCCACAAAGCTTGGATCAACACACCTAAAGACAGCAATGGCTTGGGTCAATTGAACTTCCCACTGGCTTCCGACATCACGAAGCAAGTGGCTAAAGATTACGGCGTTCTGATCGAAGAAGAAGGCGTAGCATTGCGCGGTCTGTTCATCATCGATCCAGAAGGCGAATTGAAATACCAAGTAGTTAACCACAACGATGTAGGCCGCAGTGTTGAAGAAACACTTCGCGTACTGCAAGCACTGCAATCCGGCGGATTGTGTGCAATGAACTGGAAACCAGGCGACAGCAAC contains:
- a CDS encoding peroxiredoxin, giving the protein MAERLVGRPAPDFAMETVSGDGQDFGSVKLSDYRGKWLVFFFYPLDFTFVCPTEITALSDASEQFKALDTEILGVSVDSVHSHKAWINTPKDSNGLGQLNFPLASDITKQVAKDYGVLIEEEGVALRGLFIIDPEGELKYQVVNHNDVGRSVEETLRVLQALQSGGLCAMNWKPGDSNL